The Klebsiella sp. RHBSTW-00484 genome includes a window with the following:
- the atpI gene encoding F0F1 ATP synthase subunit I, which translates to MSVSLLSRNVARKLLFIQLLAVIASGLLFSLKDPFWVISAVCGGLAVVLPNMIFMIFAWRHQAHTPAKGRVAWTFAFGEAFKVLLTFAFLAVALAVLKVVFLPLIVTWVLVLVVQILAPAVINNKG; encoded by the coding sequence ATGTCTGTGTCGCTCTTGAGTCGAAACGTTGCTCGTAAGCTTCTGTTTATTCAGTTACTGGCAGTAATAGCAAGTGGACTGCTGTTCAGCCTCAAAGACCCCTTCTGGGTCATCTCTGCCGTTTGCGGAGGTTTGGCGGTTGTGTTGCCAAACATGATATTTATGATTTTTGCCTGGCGTCATCAGGCGCATACACCAGCTAAAGGCCGAGTGGCCTGGACCTTCGCCTTCGGTGAAGCCTTCAAGGTGTTGCTGACCTTCGCCTTTCTGGCGGTGGCGCTAGCGGTTTTAAAGGTGGTGTTTTTGCCGCTGATAGTGACGTGGGTTTTGGTGCTGGTGGTACAAATTCTGGCGCCAGCTGTAATTAACAACAAAGGGTAA
- the atpB gene encoding F0F1 ATP synthase subunit A has product MASENMTPQEYIGHHLNNLQLDLRTFSLVDPHNPPATFWTLNIDSMFFSVVLGLLFLTIFRSVAKKATSGVPGKLQTAIEMTIGFVHGSVKDMYHGKSKLIAPLALTVFVWVFLMNLMDLLPIDFIPWIGEHVLGLPALRVVPSADVNITLSMALGVFILILFYSIKMKGVGGFVKELTLQPFNHWAFIPVNLILEGVSLLSKPVSLGLRLFGNMYAGELIFILIAGLLPWWSQWILNVPWAIFHILIITLQAFIFMVLTIVYLSMASEEH; this is encoded by the coding sequence ATGGCTTCAGAAAATATGACGCCGCAGGAATACATAGGACACCATCTGAACAACCTTCAGTTGGACCTGCGTACTTTCTCGCTGGTGGATCCGCACAACCCCCCAGCCACCTTCTGGACGCTCAATATTGACTCCATGTTTTTCTCGGTGGTTCTCGGTCTGCTGTTCCTTACCATTTTCCGTAGCGTTGCTAAGAAAGCGACCAGCGGTGTGCCAGGGAAACTCCAGACTGCTATCGAAATGACCATCGGCTTCGTCCATGGCAGCGTCAAAGACATGTATCACGGCAAGAGCAAGCTGATTGCTCCGCTGGCCTTGACCGTGTTCGTCTGGGTATTCCTGATGAACCTGATGGACCTGCTGCCAATCGACTTTATTCCTTGGATCGGCGAACACGTTCTCGGTCTGCCTGCTCTGCGCGTGGTGCCGTCAGCTGACGTGAACATCACCCTGTCGATGGCGCTTGGCGTGTTTATCCTGATTCTTTTCTACAGCATCAAAATGAAAGGCGTGGGCGGGTTCGTTAAAGAACTGACCCTGCAGCCGTTCAATCACTGGGCGTTCATTCCTGTCAACTTAATCCTTGAAGGGGTAAGCCTGCTGTCCAAACCGGTATCACTCGGTCTGCGACTGTTCGGCAACATGTATGCCGGTGAGCTGATTTTCATTCTGATTGCTGGTCTGTTGCCGTGGTGGTCACAGTGGATTCTGAATGTGCCATGGGCCATTTTCCACATCCTGATTATTACGCTGCAAGCCTTCATCTTCATGGTTCTGACGATTGTCTATCTGTCGATGGCATCCGAAGAGCATTGA
- the atpE gene encoding F0F1 ATP synthase subunit C encodes MENLNMDLLYMAAAVMMGLAAIGAAIGIGILGGKFLEGAARQPDLIPLLRTQFFIVMGLVDAIPMIAVGLGLYVMFAVA; translated from the coding sequence ATGGAAAACCTGAATATGGATCTGCTGTACATGGCTGCCGCTGTGATGATGGGTCTGGCGGCAATCGGTGCTGCGATCGGTATCGGCATCCTCGGGGGTAAATTCCTGGAAGGCGCAGCGCGTCAACCGGATCTGATTCCTCTGCTGCGTACTCAGTTCTTTATCGTTATGGGTCTGGTGGATGCTATCCCGATGATCGCTGTAGGTCTGGGTCTGTACGTGATGTTCGCCGTCGCGTAG
- the atpF gene encoding F0F1 ATP synthase subunit B, with the protein MNMNATILGQAIAFVLFVWFCMKYVWPPLMAAIEKRQKEISDGLASAERAKKDLDLAQANATDQLKKAKAEAQVIIEQANKRRSQILDEAKAEAEQERTKIVAQAQAEIDAERKRAREELRKQVAILAVAGAEKIIERSVDEAANSDIVDKLVAEL; encoded by the coding sequence GTGAACATGAACGCAACAATCCTCGGCCAGGCCATCGCGTTTGTTCTCTTCGTATGGTTCTGCATGAAGTACGTATGGCCGCCTTTAATGGCTGCCATCGAAAAGCGCCAGAAAGAAATTTCTGACGGTTTAGCTTCTGCAGAACGCGCTAAGAAAGATTTGGACCTTGCACAGGCCAACGCGACCGACCAGCTGAAAAAAGCGAAAGCGGAAGCCCAGGTAATCATCGAGCAAGCGAACAAGCGTCGCTCTCAGATTCTGGATGAAGCTAAAGCGGAAGCAGAACAGGAACGCACCAAAATCGTCGCACAGGCGCAGGCTGAAATCGATGCCGAACGTAAACGTGCTCGTGAGGAGCTGCGTAAGCAGGTCGCTATCCTGGCTGTTGCTGGCGCCGAGAAGATCATCGAACGTTCCGTGGATGAAGCTGCTAACAGCGACATCGTGGATAAACTTGTCGCTGAACTGTAA
- the atpH gene encoding F0F1 ATP synthase subunit delta encodes MSEFVTVARPYAKAAFDFAVEHNSVERWQDMLAFVAEVTKNEQMAELLSGALAPETLSDAFIAVCGEQLDENGQNLIRVMAENSRLKALPDVLEQFIHLRAASEATAEVEVISATQMSDVQLAKISTAMEKRLSRKVKLNCKIDKSVMAGVIIRAGDMVIDGSVRGRLDRLADVLQS; translated from the coding sequence ATGTCTGAATTTGTAACGGTAGCTCGCCCCTACGCCAAAGCAGCTTTTGACTTTGCCGTCGAGCACAACAGTGTTGAACGCTGGCAGGATATGCTGGCGTTTGTCGCTGAAGTGACCAAGAACGAACAAATGGCAGAGCTACTCTCCGGTGCATTGGCTCCGGAAACGCTCTCTGATGCGTTTATCGCGGTATGTGGTGAGCAACTGGACGAAAATGGTCAGAACCTGATTCGGGTAATGGCTGAGAATAGTCGTCTGAAGGCGCTCCCTGATGTTCTCGAGCAGTTCATTCACCTGCGCGCTGCCAGTGAGGCAACCGCAGAGGTAGAAGTTATTTCTGCCACCCAGATGAGTGACGTACAGCTTGCGAAGATTAGCACTGCGATGGAAAAACGTCTGTCACGCAAAGTTAAGCTGAATTGCAAAATCGATAAGTCTGTAATGGCAGGTGTTATCATCCGTGCGGGTGATATGGTCATTGATGGTAGCGTACGCGGCCGTCTTGATCGCCTTGCAGACGTCTTGCAGTCTTAA
- the atpA gene encoding F0F1 ATP synthase subunit alpha — protein sequence MQLNSTEISELIKQRIAQFNVVSEAHNEGTIVSVSDGVIRIHGLADCMQGEMIALPGNRYAIALNLERDSVGAVVMGPYADLAEGMKVKCTGRILEVPVGRGLLGRVVNTLGAPIDGKGPLEHDGFSAVEAIAPGVIERQSVDQPVQTGYKSVDAMIPIGRGQRELIIGDRQTGKTALAIDAIINQRDSGIKCVYVAIGQKASTISNVVRKLEEHGALANTIVVVATASESAALQYLAPYAGCAMGEYFRDRGEDALIIYDDLSKQAVAYRQISLLLRRPPGREAFPGDVFYLHSRLLERAARVNVEYVEAFTKGEVKGQTGSLTALPIIETQAGDVSAFVPTNVISITDGQIFLETNLFNSGIRPAVNPGISVSRVGGAAQTKIMKKLSGGIRTALAQYRELAAFSQFASDLDDATRKQLDHGQKVTELLKQKQYAPMSVAQQSLVLYAAERGYLADVELAKIGSFEAALLAYVDRDHAPLMQEINQSGGYNDEIEGKLKGILDSFKATQSW from the coding sequence ATGCAACTGAATTCCACCGAAATCAGCGAACTGATCAAGCAGCGCATTGCTCAGTTCAATGTTGTGAGCGAGGCTCATAACGAAGGTACTATCGTTTCTGTCAGTGACGGTGTTATCCGCATTCACGGCCTTGCCGATTGTATGCAGGGTGAGATGATCGCTCTGCCGGGTAATCGTTACGCTATCGCACTGAACCTGGAGCGCGACTCCGTAGGTGCCGTTGTGATGGGTCCGTACGCTGACCTTGCCGAAGGCATGAAGGTTAAATGTACTGGCCGTATCCTGGAAGTTCCGGTTGGCCGTGGCCTGCTGGGCCGCGTGGTTAACACCCTGGGTGCGCCAATCGACGGTAAAGGTCCGCTGGAGCACGACGGCTTCTCCGCTGTTGAAGCTATCGCTCCGGGCGTAATCGAACGTCAATCCGTCGATCAGCCGGTTCAAACCGGTTATAAGTCCGTCGATGCCATGATCCCAATCGGTCGTGGTCAGCGTGAACTGATCATCGGCGACCGTCAGACCGGTAAAACCGCGCTGGCAATCGACGCTATCATCAATCAGCGTGACTCCGGCATTAAGTGCGTCTACGTGGCTATCGGCCAGAAAGCGTCCACCATTTCTAACGTGGTACGTAAACTGGAAGAGCACGGCGCGCTGGCCAACACCATCGTTGTGGTTGCAACCGCATCTGAATCCGCTGCACTGCAATACCTGGCACCGTATGCCGGTTGCGCAATGGGCGAATACTTCCGCGATCGCGGTGAAGACGCGCTGATCATTTATGATGACCTGTCTAAACAGGCCGTTGCTTACCGTCAGATCTCCCTGCTGCTCCGCCGTCCGCCAGGACGTGAAGCGTTCCCGGGCGACGTATTCTACCTCCACTCTCGTCTGCTGGAGCGTGCTGCACGTGTTAACGTTGAATACGTTGAAGCTTTCACCAAAGGTGAAGTGAAAGGTCAAACCGGTTCTCTGACTGCGCTGCCGATTATCGAAACCCAGGCGGGTGACGTTTCTGCGTTCGTTCCGACCAACGTAATTTCCATTACCGATGGTCAGATCTTCCTGGAAACCAACCTGTTTAACTCCGGTATTCGTCCTGCGGTTAACCCGGGTATCTCCGTATCCCGTGTTGGTGGTGCTGCTCAGACCAAGATCATGAAGAAACTGTCCGGTGGTATTCGTACCGCGCTGGCGCAGTATCGCGAACTGGCGGCGTTCTCCCAGTTTGCCTCTGACCTTGATGATGCAACCCGTAAGCAGCTGGACCACGGTCAGAAAGTAACTGAACTGCTGAAACAGAAACAGTATGCGCCGATGTCCGTTGCGCAGCAGTCTCTGGTTCTGTACGCAGCAGAACGTGGTTATCTGGCAGATGTAGAGCTGGCGAAAATCGGTAGTTTCGAAGCTGCTCTGCTGGCTTACGTCGACCGTGATCACGCTCCGTTGATGCAAGAGATCAACCAGTCCGGTGGCTATAACGACGAAATCGAAGGCAAGCTGAAAGGCATCCTCGATTCCTTCAAAGCAACCCAGTCCTGGTAA
- the atpG gene encoding F0F1 ATP synthase subunit gamma yields MAGAKEIRSKIASVQNTQKITKAMEMVAASKMRKSQERMAASRPYADTMRKVIGHLANGNLEYKHPYLEERDVKRVGYLVVSTDRGLCGGLNINLFKKLLADMKAWSDKGVQSELAMIGSKGVSFFNSVSGNVVAQVTGMGDNPSLSELIGPVKVMLQAYDEGRLDKLYVVSNKFINTMSQVPTITQLLPLPASEDDDLKRKSWDYLYEPDPKALLDTLLRRYVESQVYQGVVENLASEQAARMVAMKAATDNGGSLIKELQLVYNKARQASITQELTEIVGGASAV; encoded by the coding sequence ATGGCCGGCGCAAAAGAGATACGTAGTAAGATCGCAAGCGTCCAGAACACGCAAAAGATCACTAAAGCGATGGAAATGGTCGCCGCTTCCAAAATGCGTAAATCGCAGGAGCGCATGGCGGCCAGCCGTCCTTACGCAGATACCATGCGCAAAGTGATTGGTCACCTTGCGAACGGTAATCTGGAATATAAGCACCCGTACCTGGAAGAACGCGACGTTAAGCGCGTGGGCTACTTGGTGGTGTCTACCGACCGTGGTCTGTGTGGTGGCTTGAACATTAACCTGTTCAAAAAACTGCTGGCGGATATGAAAGCATGGTCCGATAAAGGCGTTCAGAGCGAACTCGCAATGATCGGCTCGAAGGGCGTGTCGTTCTTTAATTCCGTAAGCGGCAATGTTGTCGCTCAGGTGACCGGCATGGGTGACAACCCATCCCTGTCCGAACTGATCGGTCCGGTAAAAGTGATGTTGCAGGCCTACGATGAAGGTCGTCTGGACAAGCTGTACGTTGTCAGCAACAAATTTATTAACACCATGTCTCAGGTTCCAACCATCACCCAACTGCTGCCGTTACCGGCGTCAGAAGATGATGACTTGAAGCGTAAATCCTGGGATTACCTGTATGAACCCGATCCGAAAGCGCTGCTGGATACCCTGCTGCGCCGCTATGTGGAATCTCAGGTTTATCAGGGCGTGGTAGAAAACCTGGCCAGCGAGCAGGCCGCACGTATGGTGGCGATGAAAGCCGCGACCGACAATGGCGGCAGCCTGATTAAAGAGCTGCAGTTGGTATACAACAAAGCTCGTCAGGCCAGCATTACTCAGGAACTCACCGAGATCGTCGGTGGAGCATCCGCGGTATAA
- the atpD gene encoding F0F1 ATP synthase subunit beta → MATGKIVQVIGAVVDVEFPQDAVPRVYEALEVQNGNEQLVLEVQQQLGGGIVRTIAMGSSDGLRRGLDVKDLEHPIEVPVGKATLGRIMNVLGQPVDMKGDIGEEERWAIHRAAPSYEELSNSQELLETGIKVIDLMCPFAKGGKVGLFGGAGVGKTVNMMELIRNIAIEHSGYSVFAGVGERTREGNDFYHEMTDSNVIDKVSLVYGQMNEPPGNRLRVALTGLTMAEKFRDEGRDVLLFVDNIYRYTLAGTEVSALLGRMPSAVGYQPTLAEEMGVLQERITSTKTGSITSVQAVYVPADDLTDPSPATTFAHLDATVVLSRQIASLGIYPAVDPLDSTSRQLDPLVVGQEHYDTARGVQSILQRYQELKDIIAILGMDELSEEDKLVVARARKIQRFLSQPFFVAEVFTGSPGKYVSLKDTIRGFKGIMDGEYDHLPEQAFYMVGSIDEAVEKAKKL, encoded by the coding sequence ATGGCTACTGGAAAAATTGTCCAGGTAATCGGCGCCGTGGTCGACGTCGAATTCCCTCAGGATGCCGTACCGCGCGTGTACGAGGCTCTTGAGGTACAAAATGGTAATGAGCAACTGGTGCTGGAAGTTCAGCAGCAGCTCGGCGGCGGTATTGTACGTACCATCGCTATGGGTTCTTCCGACGGCCTGCGTCGTGGTCTGGATGTTAAAGACCTTGAGCACCCGATCGAAGTCCCGGTAGGTAAAGCAACATTGGGTCGTATCATGAACGTACTGGGTCAGCCAGTTGACATGAAAGGCGACATCGGTGAAGAAGAGCGTTGGGCTATCCACCGTGCAGCACCGTCCTATGAAGAGTTGTCAAACTCTCAGGAACTGCTGGAAACCGGCATCAAAGTTATCGACCTGATGTGTCCGTTTGCGAAGGGCGGTAAAGTTGGTCTGTTCGGTGGTGCGGGTGTAGGTAAAACCGTAAACATGATGGAGCTTATTCGTAACATCGCGATTGAGCACTCCGGTTACTCCGTGTTTGCGGGCGTAGGTGAACGTACTCGTGAGGGTAACGACTTCTACCACGAAATGACCGACTCCAACGTTATCGATAAAGTATCCCTGGTGTATGGCCAGATGAACGAGCCGCCGGGAAACCGTCTGCGCGTTGCTCTGACCGGTCTGACCATGGCTGAGAAGTTCCGTGACGAAGGTCGCGACGTACTGCTGTTCGTCGATAACATCTATCGTTACACCCTGGCCGGTACTGAAGTATCAGCACTGCTGGGTCGTATGCCTTCAGCGGTAGGTTATCAGCCGACTCTGGCGGAAGAGATGGGCGTTCTGCAGGAACGTATCACCTCCACCAAAACCGGTTCTATCACCTCCGTACAGGCGGTATACGTACCTGCGGATGACTTGACTGACCCATCCCCAGCAACCACCTTTGCTCACTTAGATGCAACCGTGGTACTGAGCCGTCAGATCGCATCCCTGGGTATCTACCCGGCCGTTGACCCGCTGGACTCCACCAGCCGTCAGTTGGATCCGCTGGTTGTTGGTCAGGAACACTACGACACCGCGCGTGGCGTTCAGTCCATCCTTCAGCGTTATCAAGAACTGAAAGACATCATCGCCATCCTGGGTATGGATGAACTGTCTGAAGAAGACAAACTGGTGGTAGCACGCGCTCGTAAGATCCAGCGCTTCCTGTCCCAGCCGTTCTTCGTGGCGGAAGTATTTACCGGTTCTCCGGGCAAATACGTCTCCCTGAAAGACACCATCCGTGGCTTTAAAGGCATCATGGACGGCGAATACGATCACCTGCCAGAGCAGGCGTTCTACATGGTCGGTTCCATCGACGAAGCCGTGGAAAAAGCCAAAAAACTTTAA
- a CDS encoding F0F1 ATP synthase subunit epsilon produces the protein MAMTYHLDVVSAEKQMFSGLVEKIQVTGSEGELGIYPGHAPLLTAIKPGMIRIVKQHGHEEFIYLSGGILEVQPGSTTVLADTAIRGQDLDEARALEAKRKAEEHIKSSHGDVDYAQASAELAKAIAQLRVIELTKKAM, from the coding sequence ATGGCAATGACTTACCACCTGGACGTCGTCAGCGCAGAGAAACAAATGTTCTCTGGTCTGGTCGAGAAAATCCAGGTAACGGGCAGTGAAGGTGAGCTGGGTATTTACCCGGGTCACGCACCGCTGCTCACCGCCATTAAGCCTGGTATGATTCGCATCGTTAAGCAGCACGGTCATGAAGAATTTATCTACCTGTCAGGCGGCATTCTTGAAGTGCAACCTGGTAGCACGACCGTTCTGGCTGATACGGCAATTCGTGGCCAGGATCTCGACGAAGCGCGAGCTCTGGAAGCGAAACGTAAGGCTGAAGAGCATATCAAAAGCTCTCACGGCGACGTGGATTACGCTCAGGCGTCCGCAGAACTGGCCAAAGCGATCGCTCAGCTTCGCGTTATCGAGTTGACCAAAAAAGCGATGTAA
- a CDS encoding right-handed parallel beta-helix repeat-containing protein, whose protein sequence is MNNKIPLALTLCSSMIALPLQANEAHQWRAIAFGQSTDSNFSSNVLPEKIGVNDVTIAGKKLKSQDPADLSQPITIESRGGKIANSHDGLTFFYTELPTNQNFILQATVTVNQFGPENGARPAAQEGAGLLVRDVIGNARQQPLKVGYEEFPAASNMVMNAIMTQDKKDHSHIKLQAISREGITQPWGNAGASIKRQSYKEMIDLQQTPTFQLKLERTNDGFITSWAATGGNEWVSQQVPHADLITQQDKEHYYVGFFASRNAKITVSNASLTTSAANTAPSAPYVAKSWPPVMQISSSAKSQSKDYILQARTNSDGRITVRQDEVVIGQDKEVKAGEMFTQSAVLKDKDTFEISFTPATSAKPVSQTLTVEHSASVTGNTLYAAPDGLPQAKGTADSPLDLSSAIEFVPAGGKIVLAAGDYPQTAIPLNASGLKGKTKTLQADGKAIIHGLLLDASYWHINGIEVTDKSLRVQGSHNLIENVIAYRNDDTGIQISSPADVGRPLWASYNRVVNSESFSNEDPGKINADGFAVKMRVGEGNRLEGCYSHDNIDDGFDLFNKIEDGANGVVVIENSIARNNTSNGFKLGGEGQPVAHEVRNSIAIGNHLDGFTDNFNPGKLVVVNNVAVDNHRFNYIFRPSPYGAPETQGAFSDNISLRTQAGKYDDAVVGNIDDSNYFIHGGRSINAQGKSISSNDYQTLALPDPLLRNEDGSFNTGNFLSRN, encoded by the coding sequence ATGAATAACAAAATACCTTTGGCATTAACCCTTTGCAGTTCGATGATCGCGCTACCGCTGCAGGCTAATGAAGCCCATCAGTGGCGGGCTATCGCCTTTGGACAATCCACAGATAGCAACTTTTCCTCTAACGTCCTGCCAGAAAAGATTGGCGTTAACGATGTCACGATCGCCGGCAAAAAACTTAAGTCGCAAGACCCGGCCGATCTCAGCCAGCCCATTACTATTGAGAGCCGCGGCGGCAAAATTGCCAACTCCCATGACGGGCTGACCTTCTTTTATACCGAACTGCCAACTAACCAGAATTTTATCCTGCAGGCAACGGTGACCGTCAATCAGTTTGGCCCGGAAAATGGCGCTCGTCCGGCCGCGCAGGAAGGCGCTGGTTTGCTGGTACGTGATGTGATTGGCAATGCGCGGCAGCAACCGCTGAAAGTCGGTTACGAAGAGTTCCCGGCGGCATCCAATATGGTGATGAACGCCATTATGACTCAGGATAAAAAAGATCACTCGCATATCAAGCTGCAGGCTATCAGCCGGGAAGGGATAACTCAGCCATGGGGCAATGCGGGCGCATCAATAAAGCGCCAGAGCTATAAAGAAATGATCGACTTACAGCAAACACCAACTTTTCAGCTCAAGCTGGAGCGCACCAACGATGGATTTATTACCTCATGGGCAGCAACGGGCGGCAATGAATGGGTTAGCCAGCAGGTTCCTCACGCTGACCTGATTACACAGCAGGATAAAGAGCATTACTACGTCGGTTTCTTCGCCTCACGTAACGCAAAAATCACCGTCAGCAATGCTTCACTCACTACCTCAGCAGCAAATACGGCCCCCTCCGCACCGTACGTCGCCAAAAGCTGGCCTCCTGTGATGCAAATTAGCTCAAGCGCAAAAAGCCAGAGCAAAGATTACATATTGCAGGCGCGCACTAATAGCGACGGGCGCATAACCGTTCGTCAGGATGAAGTGGTGATCGGGCAGGATAAAGAAGTAAAAGCCGGAGAGATGTTTACCCAGTCTGCCGTCCTAAAAGATAAAGACACTTTTGAAATCAGCTTTACCCCAGCCACCAGCGCAAAACCGGTTAGCCAAACGCTGACAGTTGAGCACAGTGCCAGCGTGACAGGCAATACGCTCTATGCCGCACCAGATGGGCTGCCGCAGGCTAAAGGGACAGCTGATTCACCGCTCGATTTATCCTCCGCCATTGAATTCGTCCCGGCAGGCGGAAAAATAGTATTAGCCGCTGGAGATTATCCGCAAACGGCAATTCCTCTGAACGCAAGCGGTCTGAAAGGCAAAACCAAAACCCTGCAAGCCGACGGCAAAGCGATCATTCACGGATTGCTACTGGACGCCAGCTACTGGCATATCAACGGCATTGAAGTTACGGATAAAAGCCTGCGCGTGCAGGGTAGCCATAACCTGATTGAAAACGTTATCGCTTATCGCAACGATGATACCGGGATTCAAATTTCCTCTCCGGCAGATGTTGGACGCCCGCTGTGGGCCAGCTATAACCGGGTGGTGAATTCTGAATCCTTTAGTAATGAAGATCCGGGGAAAATTAATGCCGATGGCTTCGCGGTGAAAATGCGCGTAGGGGAGGGTAACCGGCTGGAAGGTTGCTACTCGCACGATAATATCGATGACGGATTCGACCTGTTTAACAAGATTGAGGACGGGGCGAATGGTGTTGTGGTGATCGAGAATTCAATTGCCCGCAATAATACCAGCAACGGCTTTAAACTCGGTGGGGAAGGGCAGCCAGTCGCACATGAGGTACGTAACAGCATCGCTATTGGCAATCACCTGGACGGTTTTACCGACAATTTCAACCCCGGTAAGCTGGTGGTGGTCAATAACGTTGCGGTAGACAATCATCGATTTAACTATATCTTCCGCCCAAGCCCATACGGCGCACCGGAAACGCAAGGCGCTTTCAGCGATAATATATCCTTACGCACTCAAGCAGGGAAATATGACGACGCCGTGGTCGGCAACATCGACGATAGCAACTACTTCATTCACGGCGGTCGAAGCATCAACGCGCAGGGAAAGAGCATTAGTAGCAACGATTACCAAACGCTGGCGTTACCGGATCCTCTGCTGCGTAATGAGGATGGGAGTTTCAATACCGGTAACTTCCTCAGTCGAAATTAA
- the glmU gene encoding bifunctional UDP-N-acetylglucosamine diphosphorylase/glucosamine-1-phosphate N-acetyltransferase GlmU, producing the protein MSNSPMSVVILAAGKGTRMYSDLPKVLHSLAGKPMVQHVIDAAKELGASAVHLVYGHGGDLLRQTLHEDNLNWVLQAEQLGTGHAMQQAAPFFSDDEDILMLYGDVPLISVETLKRLREAKPQGGIGLLTVKLDDPTGYGRITRDNGAVTGIVEHKDASEEQRQIKEINTGILVANGADLKRWLAKLTNNNVQGEYYITDIIAMAYEEGHEIAAVHPQRLSEVEGVNNRLQLSRLERVFQSEQAEKLLLAGVMLLDPARFDLRGTLKHGRDVEIDTNVILEGNVVLGDRVKIGTGCVIKNSTIGDDCEISPYTVVEDAHLEAACTIGPFARLRPGAELLEGAHVGNFVEIKKARLGKGSKAGHLSYLGDAEIGDNVNIGAGTITCNYDGANKHKTVIGDDVFVGSDSQLVAPVTVGKGVTIAAGTTVTRNVADNELVLSRVPQVHKQGWQRPVKKK; encoded by the coding sequence ATGTCAAACAGTCCGATGAGCGTGGTTATTCTTGCCGCAGGCAAAGGTACCCGCATGTATTCCGATCTTCCCAAGGTGTTGCATTCGCTGGCTGGAAAGCCAATGGTGCAGCATGTCATTGATGCAGCTAAAGAATTAGGTGCATCAGCCGTGCATCTGGTTTACGGGCACGGCGGCGATCTGCTGCGCCAGACGCTGCATGAAGATAATCTTAACTGGGTCTTACAGGCCGAACAGCTTGGCACTGGTCATGCCATGCAGCAGGCTGCGCCGTTCTTCAGCGATGATGAAGATATCCTGATGCTGTACGGCGATGTGCCGTTGATTTCCGTTGAAACATTAAAACGCCTGCGAGAAGCGAAACCGCAAGGCGGTATCGGTCTGCTGACGGTTAAGCTCGACGATCCGACCGGCTATGGCCGCATTACGCGTGATAACGGTGCGGTGACGGGGATTGTTGAGCACAAAGATGCCAGCGAAGAGCAGCGACAGATTAAGGAAATTAATACCGGGATCCTGGTCGCTAACGGCGCGGACCTGAAACGCTGGTTGGCGAAGCTGACCAATAATAACGTTCAGGGCGAATACTACATCACCGATATCATTGCTATGGCCTACGAAGAAGGCCATGAAATTGCGGCTGTTCACCCTCAGCGTTTAAGCGAGGTAGAAGGTGTGAATAACCGTCTACAATTATCCCGCCTTGAACGCGTTTTTCAGTCTGAACAGGCTGAAAAACTGCTGCTGGCGGGCGTCATGCTGCTTGATCCGGCGCGTTTTGATTTACGCGGCACGCTGAAACACGGGCGCGATGTTGAAATTGATACTAACGTTATTCTCGAGGGTAACGTGGTGCTGGGCGATCGCGTGAAGATTGGTACCGGCTGCGTTATCAAGAATAGCACCATTGGCGATGATTGCGAGATCAGTCCCTATACGGTGGTGGAGGATGCTCATCTGGAAGCCGCCTGTACTATCGGGCCGTTCGCACGTCTGCGCCCGGGCGCAGAGTTGCTGGAAGGCGCGCACGTCGGCAACTTTGTCGAAATTAAAAAGGCGCGTCTGGGTAAAGGCTCTAAGGCCGGTCATCTGTCCTACCTTGGCGATGCTGAGATTGGCGATAACGTTAATATCGGCGCGGGCACCATCACCTGTAACTATGATGGTGCGAATAAGCACAAAACGGTGATTGGCGATGACGTGTTTGTTGGCTCTGATAGCCAGCTGGTGGCTCCGGTGACCGTAGGCAAGGGCGTGACCATTGCCGCAGGAACAACGGTAACGCGAAACGTTGCCGATAACGAACTCGTTTTAAGCCGCGTGCCGCAGGTCCATAAACAGGGCTGGCAGCGTCCGGTGAAGAAAAAGTAA